DNA from Microbacterium sp. SORGH_AS_0969:
CGACTACTTCGGCGGCCAGACGGGCATCGTGTGGAACGCGCAGGAGTGGACGCTGGCGGGTTGATAACCCGTTGATCCCTCGCGAGGCGCCGGAGTCGCCCGACTCCGGCGCCTCGTTTCGCGTGTGCGCGTGCGCCGAACCCGGACCGCTCGCGACTATCCTTTCCTGGGCACCTACAGGTGCCTTTCCACCCGATCGAAAGAAGTCCTCCCGCGATGGTCGGATTCATCCTCAGGCGCATCGCCGTCTCGATCCTGGTTCTGCTCGCAGCATCGTTCATCATGTACGTGCTGGCCGCCAACTCCGGCGACCCCCTGCAGGACCTGCGCGACAGCTCCGCCGCCAACCGTGACCAGCTCATCGCCGCCCGTGTCGCGGCGCTCGACCTGAACGTCCCGGTGCCCCTGCGTTACTTCCTCTGGCTCGGCGGTGCCGCCGGCTGCCTCGTTCCGTTCACCGGTGCCTGCAACCTCGGCCTCACCGTCTCGAACGCGGCCGTCCTCGACATCCTCCCGACCGCCATCGGCTCGACTCTCCAGCTCGTGACGGCGTCGTTCGTGCTGGCCATCGTGCTCGGCATCGTGGTCGGCGTGGTCTCGGCCCTGCGCCAGTACAGCGGATTCGACTTCGGCATCACGCTGCTCAGCTTCTTCCTCTTCTCGCTGCCGTCGTTCCTCGTCGCCGTCCTCCTCAAGGAGTTCATGGCGCTCGGGTTCAACAGCTTCCTCGAGTCGGCCACGTCCATCCCGATCTGGCTGATCGTCCTGCTGGCCGTGATCACCGCCATCATCTGGCAGGCCATGATCGGCGGCGACGTCCGTCGTCGCGTGATCGTCGCTGCGGTCTCGGGTCTCGCGACCATCGCCCTGCTGGTGTACTTCAACGTCACCGACTGGTTCCGCAACCCGGGTCTCGGGCCCGTCGGTCTCCTCCTGCTGATCGCCGGGATCGTGGTGATCACGACCGCTCTGATCGCGGGTCTGCAGAACCGCCGCGCTCTCATCGTCGCCGCGCTGAACGGCGCGATCGCGTACGCGTGCTATTACGCGCTGCAGGGACTCTTCGACATCTCGACGTTCAACACGATCATCATCCTGGGCGTCGTCGCGGTCGCCGTCGGTGTGATCTCGGGCTACGTCCTGGGTGCGCCCGATCGGGGTATGGCCGCGCGCATCGGCGCCCTGGTGGCCTTCCTCTCCGGCGCCCTCGTCGTCCTCGACCGCTACATGCAGTCGTGGCCGCAGTACGTCAACAACCCCCGCATCAACGGGCGTCCGATCGCGACGGTCGGTGCGAGCACACCGGGGTTCACCGGTGACATGTGGATCACCGGCATCGACACGTTCACCCACCTCCTGCTGCCGACGGTGTCGTTGCTGCTCATCTCCTTCGCGGGATACACGCGGTACGCGCGCGCCGGCATGCTCGAAGTGATGAACCAGGACTACATCCGCACGGCGCGCGCGAAGGGCCTCCCCGAGCGCACCGTCATCCTGCGCCACGGACTGCGCAACATGCTGATCCCGATCGTGACCCTCGTCGCGACCGACATCGGCGCGCTCCTGGGTGGTGCCGTCATCACGGAGCGGGTCTTCGCGATCTCGGGAATGGGGGCGCTGTTCGTCACGTCCATCCAGCGCGTCGACGTCAACCCGGTGATGGGCTACTTCATCGTCATCGCGATCACCGCGATCGTCTTCAACTTCCTGGCTGATCTCGCCTACGCCACGCTCGACCCGCGCGTGCGAGTGGTCGCATGATCGCCGTCATCCGAATCCCGGAGGTCCTCCGATGACCCAGATGCTTCCCGAGCCGGCCAACGTCGACGCTCCGCCGCCCGCGGACGAGCGCAACACGGTCGGGGTGAGCCAGGGACGGCTCATCCTCCGGCGCTTCCTCTCCAACAAGGTCGCCGTCGTGTCCGGCATCCTGTTCATCCTCGTCGCCGTCTTCTCGGTCTCGGCGATCGGTGTCGGCCCGATCCCCGGGTGGTGGAAGTACGACTACACCACCCTCAACCCGCAGAACGACGGCGGGGCACCGACGCTGTCGATCTGGCCCTTCGCGGTCGGCGAGCACCCGTTCGGTCAGGACCGCATCGGCATCGACTACTTCGCGATGACGATGCGCGGCATCCAGAACTCGATCCTCGTGATGATCGTGATCAGCTTCGTGGGCACGGCCGTCGGTACCGTCATCGGTGCTCTCGCCGGGTACTACCGCGGATGGGTGGACTCGGTCCTCATGCGCATCACCGACGTGTTCATCGTCATCCCGATCATCGTGATCGGTGCCGTTGTCGGTCGCGCGACCGGTGGTCTCGGCGTGATCCCGCTGGCCTTCTTCCTCGCGATGATCTCGTGGACCACGATCGCGCGCCTCGTCCGCGCCGAGTTCCTGACGCTGCGCGAGCGTGAGTTCGTCGAGGCGGCTCGTGTTGCGGGGGCGAGTGATGCGCGCATCATCTTCAAGCACATCCTGCCCAACGCCATCGGCGTGGTCATCGTCGCGGCGACGCTGCTGGCGGCATCCGCGATCCTCCTCGAGACGGCCCTGAGCTACCTGCAGCTCGGTGTGCGTCCGCCGGACGTCTCGCTCGGTCTGATCATCTCCGACAACCAGTCGGCGTTCCAGACCCGCCCGTGGCTCTTCTGGTGGCCCGCTGTCTTCATCGTGCTGCTCGCGGTCCTCGTGAACTTCGTCGGTGATGGTCTGCGCGACGCCTTCGACCCGCGTCAGAAGCGCTTCTCGCTGCGCCGCACGAAGGAGCAGCCGGCGTCGTCGACGACGGCCCCGGCGAGCACGCAGGCGCGGGTGCACCCGGAGACGCCGTCGTCATGACGACCGTCTCTCGGCGGGTGTCAGGCCAGTGCGACGGCCAGCACCATTCCGGCGACACCCGCGATCAGCAGCAGCAGGTTGTCGACGCGCGGGCTGACCGCCACGCGAACCGACTCGGCGATGCCGGCCTCCACACGGCCGGCATCGCGGAGGGCATGCCAGCGCGAGCGAACGAGTTCGGCCGCGTTGCCGGAGTCCGTCCCGGGCAGCTCGCCCGGCCGGGTGTTCGGTGCCGTCACACCCTCGCTACGCCGGTGGGCGCGCATCGCGCGCAGCGATCCGGTCGCGCCCGGGGCCGGTGCGGCGGTGACGCCGATGCGTCGTCCCGGAGTGTGCAACTGCAGGGCGTAGCGGGTGTCGACGTGGATGAGCGCAGCCCACGGCACGCGGTATCGCAGGGCGATGTTGTCGACCTGCACGGCCTCGTCGTCGACGGAGATCGAGGGCGACCAGAGCACGGCGGTCACGACGGCCGCCGCGCCGAGGCCTCCGACGATCACGAGCGCGGGCGCGTCCGAGGCGCCGGGCACCACCAGCAGGCCGATCGCGACCACGGCGATGATCGCCCACGCGATGACGCACAGGATGCGGGTGAACGTCGAACGGAACGTCTGGCGTGGCATCCTCCGATTCTTTCATTTTCCGATCACTCACTCCCGCTGAGCGGGACCGAGAGGACAGTCTCATGAGCACGACCGAGACGGCGGGCGTCCCCGCCCTCCAGATGACCGACCTCAGCGTCGACTTCGCCGTCGACGACGTCTGGGTTCCGGCCGCGAAGAACCTGAACTACTCGATCGCGCGCGGTCAAGTGGTCGCCGTCGTCGGCGAGTCGGGTTCGGGAAAGAGCGTGAGCTCGATGGCCGTGCTCGACCTGCTTCCCAAGAACAGCCGGGTCACCGGAAGCATCAAGGTGAACGGTCGCGAGATCACCGACCTGTCGGGTCGACAGATGCGTGAGCTGCGCGGTCCCGAGGTCGCCGCCATCTTCCAGGAGCCGATGACGGCGCTCAACCCGGTGCTGACGGTGGGGTCGCAGATCATCGAGGCTCTGCGCGCGCACACCCCCATCGCTCCGTCCGCGGCCAAGGCTCGTGCTCTCGAGCTGCTGGGCATGGTCGGCCTGCCCGACCCGGCCAAGGCGTTCGCGTCGTACCCGCACCAGCTCTCGGGCGGTCAGCGCCAGCGCGCGATGATCGCGCAGTCGATCAGCCTCGAGCCCGCCCTGCTCATCGCCGACGAGCCGACGACCGCGCTCGACGTCACGGTCCAGGCCGAGATCCTCGAC
Protein-coding regions in this window:
- a CDS encoding ABC transporter permease; protein product: MVGFILRRIAVSILVLLAASFIMYVLAANSGDPLQDLRDSSAANRDQLIAARVAALDLNVPVPLRYFLWLGGAAGCLVPFTGACNLGLTVSNAAVLDILPTAIGSTLQLVTASFVLAIVLGIVVGVVSALRQYSGFDFGITLLSFFLFSLPSFLVAVLLKEFMALGFNSFLESATSIPIWLIVLLAVITAIIWQAMIGGDVRRRVIVAAVSGLATIALLVYFNVTDWFRNPGLGPVGLLLLIAGIVVITTALIAGLQNRRALIVAALNGAIAYACYYALQGLFDISTFNTIIILGVVAVAVGVISGYVLGAPDRGMAARIGALVAFLSGALVVLDRYMQSWPQYVNNPRINGRPIATVGASTPGFTGDMWITGIDTFTHLLLPTVSLLLISFAGYTRYARAGMLEVMNQDYIRTARAKGLPERTVILRHGLRNMLIPIVTLVATDIGALLGGAVITERVFAISGMGALFVTSIQRVDVNPVMGYFIVIAITAIVFNFLADLAYATLDPRVRVVA
- a CDS encoding ABC transporter permease; amino-acid sequence: MTQMLPEPANVDAPPPADERNTVGVSQGRLILRRFLSNKVAVVSGILFILVAVFSVSAIGVGPIPGWWKYDYTTLNPQNDGGAPTLSIWPFAVGEHPFGQDRIGIDYFAMTMRGIQNSILVMIVISFVGTAVGTVIGALAGYYRGWVDSVLMRITDVFIVIPIIVIGAVVGRATGGLGVIPLAFFLAMISWTTIARLVRAEFLTLREREFVEAARVAGASDARIIFKHILPNAIGVVIVAATLLAASAILLETALSYLQLGVRPPDVSLGLIISDNQSAFQTRPWLFWWPAVFIVLLAVLVNFVGDGLRDAFDPRQKRFSLRRTKEQPASSTTAPASTQARVHPETPSS
- a CDS encoding PH domain-containing protein codes for the protein MPRQTFRSTFTRILCVIAWAIIAVVAIGLLVVPGASDAPALVIVGGLGAAAVVTAVLWSPSISVDDEAVQVDNIALRYRVPWAALIHVDTRYALQLHTPGRRIGVTAAPAPGATGSLRAMRAHRRSEGVTAPNTRPGELPGTDSGNAAELVRSRWHALRDAGRVEAGIAESVRVAVSPRVDNLLLLIAGVAGMVLAVALA